From a single Streptomyces sp. NBC_00377 genomic region:
- a CDS encoding quaternary amine ABC transporter ATP-binding protein, with protein MTPTQTEVAQRRGTPQDSEGTPVISVRNLWKVFGPKADRVPDSEELCGLTRRELMDRTGCTAAVRDVHFDVSPGEVFVVMGLSGSGKSTLVRCLTRLIEPTAGEVVFEGEDIRDADSRRLRELRRRKFSMVFQHFGLLPHRRVVDNVGFGLEIRGMSRAERTRRAMEVVELVGLAGYEKSYPDQLSGGMQQRVGLARALAGDPDVLFFDEPFSALDPLIRRDMQNEVIRLHHEVGKTMVFITHDLSEALKLGDRILIMRDGKMVQCGTGDELVGAPADDYVREFVKDVPRGDVLTLRWIMRPPEDDDALDGPELGPDVVVREATRAVLAADKPVKVVENGKLLGIVGDEEILAVVAGREGDVR; from the coding sequence GTGACCCCCACACAGACCGAGGTGGCGCAGCGGCGCGGCACGCCCCAGGACTCGGAGGGCACTCCGGTCATATCCGTGCGCAATCTGTGGAAGGTGTTCGGGCCGAAGGCCGACCGGGTACCGGACTCCGAGGAGCTGTGCGGTCTCACCCGCCGCGAACTCATGGACCGCACCGGATGCACCGCCGCCGTACGCGACGTGCACTTCGACGTCTCGCCGGGCGAGGTCTTCGTCGTCATGGGCCTGTCCGGCTCGGGCAAGTCCACACTGGTGCGATGTCTGACCCGGCTGATCGAACCGACCGCCGGTGAGGTCGTCTTCGAGGGCGAGGACATCCGCGACGCGGACAGCAGACGCCTGCGCGAGCTGCGCCGGCGCAAGTTCTCCATGGTCTTCCAGCACTTCGGGCTGCTGCCCCACCGCAGGGTGGTGGACAACGTGGGATTCGGCCTGGAGATCCGCGGCATGAGCAGGGCCGAGCGCACCAGGCGGGCGATGGAGGTCGTCGAACTGGTCGGCCTCGCCGGCTACGAGAAGTCCTACCCGGACCAGCTGTCCGGCGGTATGCAGCAGCGCGTCGGGCTCGCCCGGGCGCTGGCCGGCGATCCGGACGTCCTCTTCTTCGACGAGCCGTTCTCCGCGCTCGACCCGCTGATCCGCCGGGACATGCAGAACGAGGTCATCCGGCTGCACCACGAGGTCGGCAAGACCATGGTGTTCATCACCCACGACCTCTCCGAGGCGCTCAAGCTGGGCGACCGCATCCTCATCATGCGCGACGGCAAGATGGTCCAGTGCGGGACCGGCGACGAGCTGGTGGGCGCCCCGGCCGACGACTACGTACGCGAGTTCGTCAAGGACGTGCCGCGCGGTGACGTGCTCACCCTGCGGTGGATCATGCGGCCTCCGGAGGACGACGACGCCCTGGACGGCCCGGAGCTGGGCCCGGACGTCGTGGTGCGGGAGGCCACCCGGGCCGTGCTGGCGGCGGACAAGCCCGTCAAGGTCGTCGAGAACGGCAAACTGCTCGGCATCGTCGGCGACGAGGAGATCCTCGCGGTGGTCGCCGGGCGGGAAGGCGACGTGCGATGA